The following is a genomic window from Rhizobium sp. 11515TR.
ACTTGGCCGACGACGAAATTCACCGTTTCAGGCAGCGCGCTGCGCATCGCCGTGACGAGCCTGTTGTAGAAAAATCCATAGTGCTGGCCGTATGTCCGGTCCACCACATGCCCCTTGTGCATGTTGACGATTTCATCGAAGGGTACGGCGGCAGTCGACAGAGGTGCAAATAGCCGAAGTCGCTGAAGTTTTTCGATCGCCTCGCCGCCTATTCTTTCAACGCGGAATTCCTGGGGAAAGACGCGATGACGATCGATGAGTGTCACCCGATATCCCGCTCGGCCGAGCAGGCAGGCCGCAAGCGTGCCGGAAAGCCCGCCGCCGACAATGGCTATGTCTGTGTCCGTTTCGCTCGTTGGTAGTTCGGAATATCGCCTATTCATCATTTCGAATACCTCAGGATCGCATAGATGGCGTAGGGGTTGGTCGTCAGGTAGCGCCAGAACAGGCGGCGAGGTTCCATCAGCATCCGCCAGAACCATTCGAAACCGGCTCTCTGGATCCAGATGGGCGCCCTCTTCGTTCTCTCCGCCAGATGGTCGAAGAGCCCGCCCGATGTCTTGATGATGCCGACATTGGCAAGTCGCGCGGCAAAATCGTGGACGAAGATCTGCTCGCGCGGCACGCCAAGGCCGATCCACAATATGTCGGGGGCGAGTGTGTTGATCTCGTCAAGCTTCCGCTCCAAGGCTTCTCCGGCAAGGTAGCCGTGGCAATGGCCCACGATGCGCAAGCCGGGATAGCGGGTTTGCACGGCGGCGACCGCTTCACGGTTTGCCGTCTCGGTCGCCCCCAGGAGATAGAAGCTTATGCCTTCCCTTTCAGCCAGTTCGGCGACATCGTGAAAGAGATCCGTTGTCGCCACGCGCTCGGGAAGCTGCACCCTGCAGAGCAAGCGTGAGGCCATCACCAAGGGCTGGCCGTCGGCCAGGATCTGATCCGCCTGCTGAAAGAGTTTGGCGATATTGGCATCGGCATGGACGCGTGCGACGACCTCGCCATTGGCCGACGTAAAATAATAGGGCCGGCTGTCGCGGCGGCGTCTCCGCGCAACATCGATCATGAAGGAAGCAGCATTGCGTCGATTGACGACAGTGATGGGCAACCCGCCGATCAACACGCTTGGAAGCGTAGATGGATAGTCTTGAGCATGAATGGCGGCTCCATGTTCGGGCGCGTCTGCCGGCTTCATTTGACTCTCCTGATTTAAAATCTGATCTTCGGAAACAAGATGCGCATCAGCGGCGTCCGAGCCATTGTTGCCGGACTTTTGAACGCCAGTCGTGATTGAGTAAGCTCTTCCTGAATATCTTTGAGAGTCTGTACCAATATCTTGCACAACCATTACCTCCGCTTGCGTAATGGTTATCTAATATGACTTGGAAAGTTAAGGCGTTTATTAGTATTCAGTTAATATGTAAATTTCTAAATAAATAATATGCGCATGAACTGAATTTCATGTGGAGTTAAATCTTTCGCCACGCAATGTGCATTACAGAATTATTTCAATAGCTTAAGTAGCTCCTGAATAATTCTGTTCGCGTGGGCACATCGGAAACACCACAGCGACTGGCTCAGGTATGGAGGAGCGCGTCAGCTGTTCCTCCCCCTTAAAGGGTTCTGTCGCACGTTCCAGATTCAAACAATATACGACCCTAGCGTTAGTCTGCCTTCGGATGGCAGCGATGTGTAAAAGTCGGGGGACTGCTCGATGAGTGCAATCATTGAGATTGTATGTCCGTATCCTCCAAGTGACCACCAGTGGCTTGATCGCGCTTACATAAAGTGTTATATAATTAGTTATGTAAATTGTGAAATGGAGATCGCTTTGACTGAAGATATTGTGAGGGCGATGGGGTTTCTCTGTCTTGGCAGCCGGTTTCGCCGGATCGGCGAGCGTCTGCAGGCCGACACACAGCAGATCATGGAGGAGCTGGACGTCTCTTTGCAGTCTGCCCAGTATCCGTTTCTCGCAGCCATCGATCGTGCCGGGCCGCTAACGATCGGCGAGCTTGCCCAGGCCGTCGGCATCACTCAGCCGGGTGCGACGCGCACCGTCTCGCAGCTTCTGGAATTGGGCTATGTCGACATGCAGGCCTCGACCGAAGACCAGCGTCGTCGTCTGATCTCTCTGACTTCCAGGGGACAGGAGCTCGTCGACTATTCGAAAAAATTCGTCTGGCCGCGCATCGAGCAGGCGGTCCGTGAGCTCTGCGGCGACCTTTCCGGGCCGATATTGCAACAACTGGCCGCAATCGAGGACGGCTTGGCCGAAGCTCCGCTCAGGCGGCGCGGCACCTTCGGCAAGGAGAAGCAATGATGAGCCACATTCTCGACCGCCCGATCTGGAGCGCCCTTGAAACCGCTCATGCGTCACTGGCGGAGGGCAACAGGTATGCGCGCCGTTACCCGCCTTCCATCGTGCCCTTTGCGGCGTCCGCGGACAATTCGGTCGAAAGTCTCGAAGCCCTGGCAAGGCTGCCTTCGGGGAAGAGGTCATGGCGATCGTCGAGGCGGAGCCCATCATCGTTCCTGAAGGGTTGGTGACCCTTTCCAGTACCAGGCTCGTGCAGATGATGGCGCAGCGCCCTTGCGAGCGGATCTCGGATCGCCGGGTCGTGCCGCTGACGGAGGCCGATGCCGCCGATATGCTGGCGCTTGCCACACTCACGAAGCCTGGCCCCTTCACGCTGCGCGCACAGAGCCTCGGTTCCTTCTGGGGCGTGAAGATCGATGGGCGTCTTGTCGCCATGGCAGGTCAGCGCATGCGCCAGACCGGATTTGCCGAGCTTAGCGGCCTCTGCACCCATCCTGATTTTCAGGGACGAGGCCTCGGCACTTTGCTCTTCCGTTTCGTGGCTGGTGAGATCGCAGCTCGAGGTGAAACCGCTTATCTGCACGCTTACACCACGAACGCCCCCGCAATTGCGCTCTATGAAGCGATGGGCTTTCGCCTCCGCTCTGAGATGAACCTCTGCGTCGTCAAACGGCGGGCGGTTTGATTTTCCTTTGTCGCAGTAAGGGCGATCACTGCTGCTGCAGCGCGAGCCTCAGGCCTAATGCCATATAGATCGTGCCTATGACCTTTCCCTGCCATCGGCCGATGGTGCGGTTGCGGCGCAGCCAACCACCGATCGAGCCGGCACCGACCGCCAGAAGCGAGGTCACGCCGATGCTGAGGATGACGAAGATCGCTCCCAGCAGCGCGAATTGCCCGATGACGGACCCGCTTTCCGGATGGATGAACTGCGGTAGGAAGGCCAGGAAGAAAAGCGCTGTCTTCGGGTTGAGGATTTCGGTGAAGAAACCCTGCCGAAACGCGCGCATGGGAGTAATAGCCTGAGCAGTCGGCAGGTCGATGCTACCGCTTTTCTCGACAAAAGCCTTGAAACCCAAATAGATCAGATAGATGACACCGGCATATTTGACGATCTCGAAGGCCAGCGCGGATGTGGCCAGCAATGCCGACAATCCGAAGGTCGCCATCATCGTATGGAAGAGATCGCCGGCGGCGATTCCAACGCCGGTAGCCAATCCCACGCGCTTGCCGCCACTGACCGCCCTGGCGAGCGTGAGCAACGTGGCAGGCCCTGGAATGACCATCAGGCCAAATACCACCAATATATAAGTCGTCAAAACACCGAGGCTGATCATCGATCTCTCTGAAGTTGGGTGCCGTCTCAAAGTCTCCGTTACATGGAAACCTTGTATCCGTTGTTAGCTTGCTTGAAGACTAATCGTTTCAGGGATCGTTGCAACAACCATGTCGAGTTCAGGTCGACAGTGTCCGCTGCTGGCAATCCGGCCTCTTTCGCCGATCTGGGCTTTCTATCGGCTGTTCTATTCCTCCAGCATTGCCACCTGGTCTATAGTATGGGTTTCAAGGTTTAGCGCTTCACAATGGAGTTTGAAATTGAGCACAGCGTTCATGAAGGAAGAAAGCGCTGAAACGGCCGCGGAAACCGTATTGCCCGATCGGCCGATTTCTCCGCATCCGAACCGCGTCACCGAGGCGGGCCTGAAGGCTCTGGAATCGCAGCTTCAGGACGCGCGCAAAGCCTATGAAGCAGCAAACGCAATCGAGGATATCAACGAACGCCGACGGCAGACAGCTATTCCATTGCGCGATGCACGCTATT
Proteins encoded in this region:
- a CDS encoding LysE family translocator, producing MISLGVLTTYILVVFGLMVIPGPATLLTLARAVSGGKRVGLATGVGIAAGDLFHTMMATFGLSALLATSALAFEIVKYAGVIYLIYLGFKAFVEKSGSIDLPTAQAITPMRAFRQGFFTEILNPKTALFFLAFLPQFIHPESGSVIGQFALLGAIFVILSIGVTSLLAVGAGSIGGWLRRNRTIGRWQGKVIGTIYMALGLRLALQQQ
- a CDS encoding WecB/TagA/CpsF family glycosyltransferase, yielding MKPADAPEHGAAIHAQDYPSTLPSVLIGGLPITVVNRRNAASFMIDVARRRRRDSRPYYFTSANGEVVARVHADANIAKLFQQADQILADGQPLVMASRLLCRVQLPERVATTDLFHDVAELAEREGISFYLLGATETANREAVAAVQTRYPGLRIVGHCHGYLAGEALERKLDEINTLAPDILWIGLGVPREQIFVHDFAARLANVGIIKTSGGLFDHLAERTKRAPIWIQRAGFEWFWRMLMEPRRLFWRYLTTNPYAIYAILRYSK
- a CDS encoding MarR family winged helix-turn-helix transcriptional regulator, translating into MTEDIVRAMGFLCLGSRFRRIGERLQADTQQIMEELDVSLQSAQYPFLAAIDRAGPLTIGELAQAVGITQPGATRTVSQLLELGYVDMQASTEDQRRRLISLTSRGQELVDYSKKFVWPRIEQAVRELCGDLSGPILQQLAAIEDGLAEAPLRRRGTFGKEKQ